GGCGTGCCCGCCGCGAGCGCGGCGCTCTCCCGCTCGAGCCGCGCGAGCGCTTCACGCGCGGCGGCCTGCTCCGCGAGCTTCTTGCTGCCGCCGCGTCCCGAGCCGAGCACGCGGCCCGCGACCGCGACGTGGCTCTCGAAGTCCTTCGCGTGGTCGGGTCCGGTCGCGCGCAGCAGCGTGTACTCCGGTGCGGTGCGGAACAGCCGCTGGGTCAGCTCCTGCAGACGCGTCTTCGCCTCGCCCGCGTCCTCGACCGGCGCGCGGCTCACGTCGGCATCGAACGCGCGCGCGACGACGGCGCGCGCGGCGTCGAAGCCGCCGTCGAGGAACACCGCGCCGAGCAGCGCCTCGTAGGCGCCGGCGAGGATCGAGCGCTTGGCGCGTCCGCCGGTCTTCTCCTCGCCGCGGCCGAGGTGGATCAGTGGCCCGAGCCCGAGCGCCTCGGCCTTGCGCGCGAGCGAGCTCGCGTTGACCAGCGCCGCGCGCCGCTTCGAGAGCTGTCCCTCGTTCGCCTGCGGCCAGGCGCGCAGCAAGAGCTCGCTCACCACGAGCCCGAGCACGGCGTCGCCGAGAAACTCGAGCGTCTCGTTGTGCTGCGTGTGCTCGACGACGCTCGAGCGGTGCGTGAGCGCGGTGCGCAGCAGCGTGCGGTCCGCAAACGGGTGTCCGAGCCGTTCCTCGAGCGCGGCAAGCTCCTCGTCCGTCACAGCCTCTCCTCGATCCAACCGCCTCCGAGCACCCGGTCCCCCTCGTACCACACCGCGGCCTGTCCGGGCGTCACCCCGATCGTCGGCTCGGGGAAGCGGACGTGCGCCTCGCGCTCGCCGGGGACGACGTCGCACGGCACCGGCGTGTGGCGATGACGCAGGCGCACCCGCGCGGGACCATGATGTGGCGCGTGCGTCCAGCGCACGTCGCGCGCGACGAAGCCCGCGACCGCGAGCTCCCGCCGGCTGCCGACGCGCACGTCGCCGGTCGCCGCGTCGATCGCGGTCACGTAGCGCGGCTCCGTGGCGCCGCCGCCGATTCCCCGCCGCTGCCCGACGGTGAAGCGGTGCACGCCCGCGTGCGTGCCGAGCACGTTGCCCTCGCCGTCGACGATGCGTCCCGGGCGGTGCTGCTCGGCGGTCGTCCGGCGCTCGAGGAAGTCGACGTACGAGCCGCCGGCGACGAAGCAGACGTCCTGGCTCTCGGGCTTGCTCGCCACCGGCAGCTCGAGCGCCGCCGCGAGCTCACGCACGACCGGCTTCGCGAGCGAGCCCACCGGGAACAGCGTGCGCGCGAGCTCGTCCTGCCCGAGCGTGAACAGAAAGTAGCTCTGGTCCTTCGCCGGGTCGGCCGCGGCGTGCAGCGAGAAGCCGCGCTCGCGGTCGCCGCGGATGCGCGCGTAGTGTCCCGTGCCGATCGCGACCGCGCCGAAGGTCTGCGCGTAGCGCCAGAGCGCGTCGAACTTGACGTCGCGGTTGCACAGCGTGCACGGGTTCGGCGTGCGGCCCTGCAGGTAGGTCGCGGTGAACGTTTCGATGACGCTCGCCTCGAAGACCTCGCGCAGGTCGACGACGTAGTGCGGGATGCCGAGACGGCGCGCCGCGCGCCGCGCGTCCTCGAAGTCGTCGAGCGAGCAGCAGCCGACGTGGCCGTCCGCGCGCCGGCTCGAGGTGCCGAGCCGCATCGACACGCCGATCACGTCGTAGCCCGCGCCGTGCAGCAGCGCTGCGGCGACCGCGCTGTCGACGCCGCCCGACATCGCGGCGACGACGCGCGCGCCGCGCGTCAGGTGCGCGGGCACGGCGAGCACCTCCTCGACGGCGGCGCCCGCGACCTCGCGCGCGCGGGCCGCGACGTCCTCAGGCCGCATGGCTCACCGCTCCGCCTGCGCGCGCGCGGCGCACGCACTCGGCGATGCGCGCGGCCGCCGGCTCCGCGTCCGCGAGGTCGACGTCGGCTCCGAAGGAGAAGCGCACCGCACCCACCGCGACCGTCTCGCCGCAGCCGATCGCGCACACGACGTGCGACGGCTCGGCCGCCCCCGCGGCGCACGCCGAACCCGTGGACGCCGCGATGCCGGCGAGATCGAGCGCGATCACCAGCGCGTCGCCGCGCACGCCCGGGAAGCTCACCGCGAGCGTGCTCGGCAGCCCGTCCGCGTCACCGAGCCGCACGACCGGTGCGGCGCGCGACGCGAGCTCTTGCCAAAGGCGCTCGCGCACCTCGCGCGCACGCCGCGCACGCTCCTCGCGCTCCGCGCGTGCGAGCCGTGCTGCGACGCCGAAGCTGACGATCCCGGGCACGTTCTCGGTGCCGGCGCGGCGCTCGCGCTCCTGCGGTCCGCCGAGCATGCGGGGCGCGAGCGGCACGTCGCCGCGCACGACGAGCGCGCCGACGCCGGGCAACGCGCCGAGCTTGTGTCCCGAGAGCGACAGCAGATCGACGTCGTCGCGCGCGACGTCGACGTCGAGGAGACCGGCCGCCTGCACGGCGTCGCTGTGCAGCCACACGCGCCGCCCGCGCGCCGCGGCCCACGCGCGCAGCTCGCGCGCGATCGCGGCGATCGGCTGCACGGTGCCGATCTCGCCGTTCGCCCAGCCGATCGTGACCAGCGCGCTCTCGTCGCGCAGCGCGCGGATCACCTGCTCCGGCGTGACGCGACCCGCGGCATCGGGCGTGAGCAGCGTCACGTCCGCACCGAGCTCGCGCGCCGCGTCGAGCGCGCGCAGCACGGAGGCGTGCTCGATCGCCGTCGAGACCACGTGCGTCCCGGGCCGCACGACGCCGAGGATCGCCGTGTTGTTCGCCTCGGTGCCGCCGCTCGTGAAGACGACCTCGGAGGGCTTCGCGCCGATCAGCGCGGCGACCGCGTCGCGCGCCTCCTCGACGGCGTCACGCGCGCGCCGACCTGCGGCGTGTACGCTCGACGGATTCGCCGCGTCCTCGCGCAGCCAGGCGATCACCGCCTCGACCGCCTCGCGTCGAGGCCGCCCACCTGCGTTGTGATCCAGGTTCATCGCCGTCGCGCACGCTCGTTCACTTCTGGGCAAGCTGAGCTCGCGGGCCACTCTCCTCGGCGCCCTGCTGCTCCGCGCTCTGCTCGGCGCTCGTCTGGTCGCCGCCCTCGCCCTTCAGCGCCGCGAGCTCGCGCTCGAGGCGGTTGATCTGCGCCGCGAGGCTGTTGAGCGTGCGCAGCAGCGGGTCGGGGAGCTGCGCGTGGTCGAGGTTGAGCAGCGGCGCGCCCTCCTTCGAGTGCGGCGCGTGCTCGCTCACGACGCGGCCCGGCACGCCGACCACCGTCGAGTGCGGCGGCACCGACTGCACGACCACCGAGCCCGCGCCGACGCGGCTGTGGCGGCCGATGGTCACCGGACCGAGCACCGTCGAGCCGAGGCCGATCACGCAGTAGTCCTCGATCGTCGGGTGGCGCTTGCCCTTGGTCAGGCTCGTGCCGCCGAGGCTCACGCCCTGGTAGATCAGCACGTCGTTGCCGATCTTGGTGGTCTCGCCGATCACGACGCCCATGCCGTGATCGATGAAGCAGCGTCGTCCGATCTCGGCGCCGGGATGGATCTCGATGCCGGTGAGGAAGCGCGAGATCGTCGACAGCAGACGCGCGAGCAAGTAGAAGCGCCGTCGCCACAGGCCGTGCGCGATGCGATGCATCAGCAGCGCGTGGATGCCCGGGTAGCAGAGCGCGACCTCGAGCACGGAGCGCGCGGCAGGATCGCGCTCGAAGGCGACGAGCACGTCCTCGCGTATCCTCGACCAGAAGGTCATTCGCGGACCGCCCGTGCGCCGTCGAGCATCGGGCGCCGCCGCCCAGCCCTGGCCTTCGTCATGCGACGTTGCCGGTGGCCGCGACGGGCGCGCGGTGCGCGCGGCGCTTCTTCTTGTCCTTGTACAGCTTGTAGTCGATCGAGTCGACGAGCGCCTGCCAGCTGGCCTCGATGACGTTGTGCGACACGCCGACGGTCGTCCAGTGGCTGGTCGAGTCCTGCGACTCGATCAGCACGCGCACGACCGCTTCGGTGCCCTCGCCGCCCTCGAGCACGCGGACCTTGTAGTCGACCAGACGCACGTCCTCGATCGACGGGTAGAACCGCACGAGCGCCTTGCGGAGCGCGACGTCGAGCGCGTTCACCGGGCCGTTGCCGACCGCGGCGGTGTGCTCGATGGTCCCGTCGGGGCCCTTCACCATGATCGTCGCCTCGGCGATCGGCGCCTCGTTCTCGTGCCGCTTCTCGTCGATGACGCGGAAGCCGATCAGCTCGAAGTGCCGCGTGCGCTCGCCGTTGATCGCCTTCTGCAGCAGCAGCTCGAACGACGCGTCGGCGCCCTCGAACTGGAAGCCCTGGTGCTCGAGCTGCTTGAGCTCGGCGAGCAGCGACTTGACCTTGGGCTCGATCAGCGCCGGGTCGATGCCGAGCTCCTTCGCCTTGTGCAGCAGGTTCGAGCGACCGGCCTGGTCGGAGACCAGCACGCGCTGGTGGTTGCCGACCAGCGCCGGGTCGATGTGCTCGTAGGTCGCGGCGTGCTTGCGCACCGCGGACGCGTGCAGCCCCGCCTTGTGCGCGAACGCGCTCTGCCCGACGTAGGGCTGCTGCTTGAAGGGCTCGCGGTTCGCGAGCTCGTCGACGAAGTGCGACAGCTCCGTCAAGCCACGCAACTTTTCTGGCTTGACGCACTGATAGCCCATCTTGAGCTGCAGGTTCGCGATGATCGAGATCAGGTTGGCGTTGCCGCAGCGCTCGCCGACGCCGTTGATCGTGCCCTGCACCTGCACGCAGCCGGCCTCGACCGCCGCGAGCGAGTTCGCGACCGCGAGCTCGGAGTCGTTGTGGCAGTGGATGCCGAGCGGCACGTCGACCGCCTGCTTCGCCGCCTCGACGCCCGCCACGATCTGGCTCGGCAGGCTGCCGCCGCGGGTGTCGCACAGGCAGATCAGCGTCGCGCCGGCGTCGGCCGCCGCGCGCAGGCACTCGAGCGTGAACTCGGGGTTCGCGGCGAAGCCGTCGAAGTAGTGCTCGGCGTCGAGGATCACCTCGTCGAGGCGCTTCTTCAGGTAGCTGATCGAGTCGTGCAGCAGCTCGAGGTTCGCCTCGCGCGAGATGCGCAGCTCCTCGCGCACGTGCAGATCCCACGTCTTGCCGACGATGCACGCGACCGGCGTCCCGGCCTTCAGGATCATGGCGAGGTTCTGGTCCTCGTGCGCGGGAACGTTCGGACGCCGCGTCGAGCCGAAGGCGACGATCTTCGCGTGCTTGAGGCCGAGCTTCATCGCCGGGCCGAAGAAGGCCGCGTCGCGCGGGTTCGAGCCCGGCCAGCCGCCCTCGATGTAGTGCACGCCGAAGGCGTCGAGCTTCTCCGCGACCGCGAGCTTGGCGTCGACCGTCAGCGCGATCTCCTCGCCCTGACAGCCGTCACGCAGCGTCGTGTCGTAGATCTGGATACGCCGCATCAGCGTGCCTCCTCGCCCTTGCCGACGAGCGCATCGTGCAGCACGCGCACCGCGAGCTCGGTGTACTTGGCGTCGATCACCACGGACACCTTGATCTCCGAGGTCGAGATCATCTGGATGTTGATGCCCTCGCGCGCGAGCGCCTCGAAGATCTGCGCGGCGACGCCCGCGTGGCTGCGCATGCCGAGCCCGACCACCGAGACCTTCGCGATGTCGCCCTCGGAGCGCGCCTCGCCCGCGCCCACCTCGCGCGCCACCTCGCGCACGATGCGCAGCGCGTTCTCCACCTCGAGACGCGGCACGGTGAACGTCAGGTCCGTCTTCCCGTCCGCGCCGACGTTCTGAATGATCATGTCGACCACGATCCCCTGCGCCGCGATCGGCGAGAAGATCTTGGCGGCAAGTCCGGGGCGATCCGGCACGTCGGTGAGGGTGATCTTGGCCTGGTCGCGGTCGTACGCGACTCCGGCGACGGTGACGTCCTCCATGTTCGACTCCTCCGGCACGACCCAGGTGCCGGGATGCCCGTTGAAGCTCGAGCGCACGTGCACGCGCACGTTGTAGCGCTTGGCGAACTCCACCGAGCGGATCTGCAGGACCTTGGCGCCGAGGCTCGCGAGCTCGAGCATCTCGTCGTACGAGATGCGCTCGAGCTTGCGCGCGTGCGGCACGATGCGCGGGTCCGTGGTGTAGACGCCGTCGACGTCGGTGTAGATCTCGCACGCGTCGGCGCCGGTCGCTGCGGCGAGCGCGACCGCGGTGGTGTCGGAACCGCCGCGGCCGAGCGTGGTGATGTTGTCGTTCTCGTCGACGCCCTGAAAGCCGGCGACCACGGCGACCTTTCCGGCGTCGAGTGCGGCGAACAGCTTCTCGCTGTCGATCGAGCGGATGCGCGCGCGGCTGTGCGCGCTGTCGGTGAGGATGCGGATCTGGTGGCCGAGGAACGACTGCGCCGGGACGCCGCGCGCCTGCAGCGCGATCGACAGCAGCGCAGAGGTCACCTGCTCGCCGCTCGCGACCACCACGTCGCTCTCGCGCGCGGGCGGCTCGGGCGACAGAGCGCGCGCGAGCTTCAGCAGGCGATCGGTCTCCCCCGCCATCGCCGAGACGACGACGATCACGCGGTTGTTCTTGGCGTACTCCTCGACCCGGCGCGCGACCTCCTGGATGCGCTCCACCGAGCCCACCGAGGTGCCACCATATTTTTGTACGACGAGCGGCTTGCTCATGCGGCCGCCTCGCTTGCGCCGGTGAGCGCCGCCAGGAGGCGCTGCGAGCGCGGGCCGGTCGCGGCGAGCGACAGCGTCCGCTGCGTGTCGTCCGCGCCATAGTCGAGGTCGATGCGCAGGACGTCGTCCGGTCGATCGGCGCCGAGGCGCTCGAACCACTCGACCACGGCGACCCGGTCGTCGCCGGCGTCGTCCAGGCCGTCCAGGATCTCGGCGAGCCAGTCGGGGTGGGGCAAGGTTTCCTCGTGACGGTAAAGGTCGATGTGCGCGAGCCGCATGCGGCCGTCGTACTCGGTCGCGGTGAGGAAGGTCGGGCTGTGCACCACGCCGTCCTCGACGCCGAGGCCGCGCGCGATCCCCCGCACGAGCGCCGTCTTGCCGGCGCCGAGCGGTCCCACCAGGCCGATCACCGTGCCGGGCTCGAGATGGCGCGCGAGGCGCTCGCCGAAGGCCTCGGTCTCGCGCTCGGACTGGGTCGAAAACTCCACGGTCCGCTCAACATAGCAACCCTCCCCCGTCGCTGCACCGACCGTGGACGCGGAGAACACGAGTGGCGAAAGGGAGTTGGCGCGTGCGACGCGTCTGGCGGCGTCGGCCCTGCGGCTCGCGCGTCGCGGCGCCGACGCGCTAGGCGCGCAGCGCATGGCGGACGAGCGGCAGCTCGTCGGCCAGCTCGGAGGCGAGGAGCCCCGCGTCGCCGAGGCGCTCCGCCAGGCGGTCGCCCGCGGCGCCGTGCAGGAACACCGCGAGGCGCGCGGCGTCGTACGGCTCGAGGTGCTGCGCGAGCAGGCTGCCGAGCAGACCCGCCAGCACGTCGCCGGTGCCGCCGGTGCCGAGGATCGGGTTGCCGCTCGTGTTGAGCGTCCAGCGTCCGTCGGGCGCCGCGGTGATCGTGCCGCTGCCCTTGAGCACGACGACGGCGCCGGTGTCGCGCGCGAGCGTCCGCGCGACCTCGATCCGCCGCGCCTGCACGTCCTTCGTCGAGCTGCCGACGAGGCGCGCCATCTCGCCCGGGTGCGGCGTGAGAACCACGCCGTGCTTCGCCTCGCGCAGCACGCTCGTGTCGCGCGCGAGCGCGTTCAGGCCGTCGGCGTCGACCACCAGCGGCACGCCCGCCTCGCGCACCAGCCAGCGCACGAGCTCGACCGCCGCGTCCGACGTGCCGAGCCCGGGGCCGACGGCCACCGCGGCCTTGCCGTCGAGGCGCGCGCGCCACTCGTCCGCGGAGAAGCGTCCGTACGGCTCGGTCATCAGCTCGGGCGTCGAGGACGCGATGATCGGCAATACCTCGTCCGTGCACGCGACCGTGACGAGCCCGGCGCCGCCGCGCAGCGCGCCGCGCCCGCAGAGGATCGCCGCTCCCGTCTTGCCGCGCGAGCCCGCGACCACGAGCAGGTGGCCGTGCGTGCCCTTGTGCGAGCTCGCGTGGCGCGGCGGCAGGAGGGGCGCGAGCATCGCGGCGTCGCCGATCTCGCCGTACGGCCCGACCGCCTCGATCGCTTCCGGGGCGAGCCCGATGTCGACCAGCTCCACCTCGCCCGCCCAGACGCGGCCCGCGGGTGCCACGAGCCCCGGCTTGAGCGCGCCGAGCGTGACCGTGAGGTCGGCGCGCACGGCGACGCCGAGCGCCTCGCCGCTGTCGGCGTCGAGCCCCGACGGTAGGTCGATCGCGACCACGACGGGGCGCGTGCGTCGTGCGCCGCGTGTGCTGGTCTCGCGTCCCGCGCCGCGCTCGCCGCGCGCGGGTCGCGCGTCGGGTGACGCCTCGCCGCGCGCCGCGCGCTCGATCACTTCCACGACCTGCGCCGCGAGCCCCTCGACCGGACGCGCGAGCCCGGTGCCGAAGATGCCGTCGACGACGACGCCCGCGCGCGAGAGACGGCGCTCGAGCTCCGCGGCGCCGTGCTCGTCGAGCGTCTCGAGCTCGACCGTGCGGCCGCGCATCTTCGTCCAGCGCTCCGCGTTGAGCCGCGCGTCGCCCTCGAGCTCCTCGAGACGTCCGAGCAGCACGACCTCGCAGCGATGGCCGCGCTTCTTGAGCAGGCGCGCGACGACGAAGCCGTCGCCGCCGTTGTTGCCGCGCCCGCTCACCACCACCACGCCGCGCGCGCACGCCGCGCGGTGCCGCCGGAGCAGCGCCGCCGCGATGCCGGCGCCGGCGCGCTCCATCAGCACCTCGCCCGGCGTGCCGAGCTCGATCGTGCGCCGATCGAGCTCGCGCATCTGCGCGGCGGTGACCAGCATCAGCCGGCGAGCGCCGCGTCGATCGCGGCGCGCATCTCGCGCACCGCGGCCGCCATCCCGATCAGCACCGCGCGCGCGACGATCGAGTGTCCGATGTTGAGCTCGACGAGGTGCGGCAGGCGTGCGACGGGCGCGACGTTGTCCACCGTGAGCCCGTGTCCCGCGTTGACCTGCAGGCCGAGCGCGGCGGCGCGCTCCGCGGCCGCCTGCAGCGCTTCGAGCTCGCGCGGCGCGTCCGCGGGGGGCGCGTCGCAGTAGCGTCCGGTGTGCAGCTCGACCACCTGCGCGCCGACCGCGCGCGCCGCCTCGATCTGCACCGGATCCGGATCGACGAACAGGCTCACGCGGATGCCGGCGTCCGCGAGCTCGCGCACGAGCGGGGCGAGCGTCGCCTCGTGCCCCGCGACCGCGAGCCCGCCCTCGGTCGTGATCTCCTCGCGACGCTCGGGGACGATGCAGACGTCGGCCGGACGGACGCGGCGGGCGATCGCCACCATCTCGGGGGTCGCGGCCATCTCGAGGTTGAGCTTGACGCCCGGCTCCTTGGCGATCCGCTCGACGTCGTGGTCCTGGATGTGCCGGCGGTCCTCGCGCAGGTGGACCGTGATGCCGTCGGCGCCGGCTTCGAGCGCGATGCGCGCGGCCTCGAGCGGGTCGGGATACGAGACGCGACGCGCCTGGCGGATGGTCGCGACGTGGTCGACGTTGACGCCGAGCGCCACGCGACGGACGGAACCGGTGGTGCTCACGCTGCGCTCTCGCGGATCGCCGCGGCGATCGCCTCGGCGTGACGGCGCACGTCGCTCTCGCGCTCGCCCTCGACCATGACGCGGATCAACGGCTCGGTGCCCGACGGCCGCACCAGCACGCGGCCGCGGTTGCCGAGCGCGCGCTCGACGTCGGCGATCGCGGCCTTCACCGGGCCGTCGCCGTTGACGTCGCGGCGGACCTTGATCGGCACGTTGATCAGCACCTGCGGGTAGCGCGTCATCACCTGCGCGAGCTCGGACAGCGGGCGTCCGCTCTGCACGACGATCGCGAGGATCGCGAGCGCGGTGATCAGCCCGTCGCCGGTCGTGTTGTGGTCGAGGAAGACGACGTGCCCGGACTGCTCGCCGCCCAGGTTGTAGCCGCCGCGGACCATCTCCTCGACGACGTAGCGGTCGCCGACCGGCGTGCGGCGCAAGCTGATGCCCATCTCGCGCAGCGCGACCTCGAGGCCGAGGTTCGACATCACGGTCGCGACCACCGTGTCCTGCTTCAGCGCCCCCGCGCGCTGCAGCTCGCGGGCCGCGATGCCGAGCACCTGGTCGCCGTCGACCACCTGGCCCTTCTCGTCGACCAGCACGCAGCGGTCGGCGTCGCCGTCGAGCGCGATGCCGACGTCGGCGCCGACCTCGCGCACCTTGGCCTGCAGGCCTTCCGGGTGCGTCGCGCCGCAGTCGCGGTTGATGTTCTCGCCGTCCGGCTCGCAGGCGAGCGTCGTCACGCGGGCGCCGAGCTCCTCCAGCACCTCGGGCGCGACGCGGTAGCCCGCGCCGTTCGCGGCGTCGATGACGATGTGCATCCCGTCGAGCGTCAGCTGACGCGGAAAGCTATTCTTGACGAAGACGTTGTAGCGTCCGTTCGCGTCGTCGATGCGGAACGCCTTGCCGATCTCGCCCGCCGTCGGACGCAGGTGGTCGATCTTGTCGGCGAAGACGAGCTCCTCGATCTCCGCCTCGACCTCGTCGGGCAGCTTGAAGCCGTCGGAGGCGAAGAACTTGATGCCGTTGTCCTGGAAGGGATTGTGCGACGCCGAGATCACGACGCCGGCGTCGGCGCGCAGGCTGCGCGTCAAGAACGCGATCCCGGGCGTCGGCATCGGGCCGACCAGCAGCACGTCGACGCCCATCGAGCAGATGCCGGACGCCATGGCGGTCTCCAGCATGTAGCCCGAGACGCGCGTGTCCTTGCCGATCAAGATCTTGTGCCGTCGTGGGCTGCGCCGGAAGACGTGCGCCACCGCGCGTCCGAGTCGCAGCGCGGTCTCGGAGTTCATCGGCTCGGTGTTGGCCACCCCGCGCACGCCGTCGGTGCCGAACAGCCGCCTGGTCTTGTTTCCACTCACGTCTTCTTCTCCGTCCGCTTGCTGCGGGTGCCGTTCGCCCGATCGTCTTCGATCGGCGCGAGCGCCACCTCCGCCGGCTCGACCCGCACCAGCTCGATGCCCTCCGGCAGCGTCACCTGCGGCTTCACGCGGTGCGGCGCCTCGCCCGTCAAGTCGTCGGTCGCGACGTACGCGGCCCCCGGCTCGAGCTCGAGCGCCCGTACCTCGATCTCCGGCCCGCGCACGACCACCGTGACGCTGTCCGGCGTCACCCGCCAGATGTTTTCGGCATCCCGGACCTGAAGCTTCACCCGCCGCAGCTCACGCTCGATCACGATCGGCTCGACCACGGCGCGGACCCGGATCTCGGGGGTGTCGAGCCGGATCAGGTCGCCCGGCTGGATGAGCGGCAGCTCGATCTGGCGCGTGCCGGCGCGCAGCGTCGAGAGGTCCAGGGGTGCGGTGACGATGGCCGGAAGCGCGTCGATCCGGCTCTGGGGGCCGCTCGCCTCCACCTTCTCGGGGATCAGTGCCAGCTCGGTCAGGCGTAGTCCAGGGCGCACCTCGCCGGTGCGCTCGAGGCGCACGGGGATGCTCTTCCGCGCCATCCGGTCGAGGTGGAAGGTGATCTGCGAGGGCGTGACGCGGGTCACCTCGACCTTGCGCGGCAGCTCGAAGCGCTTCGGGTCGAGCGTGTAGGTGACCATGCCGGGACGCGCGCCCGAGAGGTCGAGCGTCGTGCGCAGGTCCTTCTCGTCGATGCTCGACAGGATCAGCCCCGAGCCGCTGACCCGCACCTCGGCGTACTCCGGGATCGGGTTGGTGATGACCAGGCCCGCGGGCACGTTCTGCGGCTCGAGGTGCACGCGCAGCGTCCGCTCGCTCGTGCGCTCGCCGAGGTTGACCAGCATCCAGAGCCCGACGGCGCACGCGAAGGCCGCGATCCACGTCCCGACGTCGACCCACGAGATCGACTTCAGCGACGGCAGCCCCTTGCGCCGTCGGTCGCGTTCGCGCCGCAGCCTCATGGCAACCTGATCTGCGCGAGCGTCGTGCGCAGCGTCGCTGCGTCGATGTCGCGCGTGATGCGTCCCTCGCGCACGAGCGAGATCGTCCCCTCTTCCTCCGACACCACGACCACCGCGGCGTCGGTCTCCTCCGTGATGCCGATCGCCGCGCGGTGCCGGCTGCCGAGCGACTTGCTCACGGCCGGGTTCGACGTCAACGGCAGAAAGCACCCGGCCGCCGCGATGCGGCCGCGACGCACGATCACCGCGCCGTCGTGGATCGGCGACTGCGGCAGAAAGATCGCCGTCAAGAGCTCACGGCTGACGCGCGCGTCGATCACCACGCCCGCCTCGAGGTACTCGTTGAGCCCGACCTCGCGCTCGAGCACGATCAGCGCGCCGATGCGCCGCGAGGCCAGCATCACCGCGGCGCGCGTCACCTCCTCGAGCACCTGACCGCGCGCGCCGCGGTCGCCGCCGAAGAACCGTCCGCGCCCGACCTGCGTCAGCGCGCGCCGGATGTCGTTCTGAAAGATGATGACGAGGACGAGCGGCAGCGAGATCAGGAAGCTGCGCAAAATCCACGACAGCGTGTACAGCTCGAAGTACTGCGAGGCGGCGAACATCGCCGCGACCACGGCGAGGCCGATCAGCATCTGCACCGCGCGCGTGCCGCGGATCAGGTTGATCAGCCAGTACACGAGGACCGTGATGATGAGGACGTCCGCCGCGTCGGCCAGACGGAGGTTCTCGAAGATCTCGCGCACCGTCAGCGTCCGTGCAGGATGGCGTCCGCGATGGCAAGGGCGCGTCGCGTGGGTGCGACGTCGTGCGTGCGAACGAGCACCGCGCCGCGCGCCGCCGCGAGCACGGCCGCCGCGAGCGAGCCCTCGAGGCGGTCTTCCGGGTCGTCGCCCGCATCGATTCCCGCCGCGCGCATCGCCGCGCCGACGAAGCGCTTGCGCGACACGCCGACGACGAGCGGCCAGCCCGGCGCGACCTCGTCGAGGCGGCGCAGCAGCTCGAGGCTGTGCGACGGCGCCTTCGCGAAGCCGATGCCGGGGTCGACCAGCACGTGCTCGCTCGGCACGCCGGCCGCGAGGAAGGCCGCGACCCGACGCTCGAGCTCCTCGCGCACCTCGCGGACGACGTCCTCGTAGGTGGCGTGCGACGCCATGTCGCGCGGCGTGCCGCGCAGGTGTCCGACGATCACCGGTACGCCGAGCGCGGCGACGGTCGCCGGCATCGCCGGATCCAGAAGCCCGCCCGCGACGTCGTTGACGATGCTCGCGCCCGCCTCCACGGCGGCGCGCGCCACCTCCGCCTTGTAGGTGTCGATCGAGAGCGGGACCTCGATCCCCTGCGCGACGAGCCCTTCGATGACCGGCACGACGCGCGCGATCTCCTCGTCGGCCGGCACGGGCTCGGCGCCCGGTCGCGTCGACTCGCCGCCCAGGTCGAGCACGTCGACACCGTCCGCGACCTGCGCCCTGGCGGCGGCGAGCGCCGCCGTGAGCGTCTCCGCGCGGCTCGCCGCGTGGAACGAGTCGGGCGTGAGGTTGATCACGCCCATGACGCGCGTGCGGCCGCCGCCGAGGATCAGCCGGCCACGACGAAGGACGAGCTCGCGCCGCGGCGATTCCACGTTTCCGCTGCGCGCGATGGCGACGA
This window of the Candidatus Binatia bacterium genome carries:
- a CDS encoding aspartate kinase is translated as MSKPLVVQKYGGTSVGSVERIQEVARRVEEYAKNNRVIVVVSAMAGETDRLLKLARALSPEPPARESDVVVASGEQVTSALLSIALQARGVPAQSFLGHQIRILTDSAHSRARIRSIDSEKLFAALDAGKVAVVAGFQGVDENDNITTLGRGGSDTTAVALAAATGADACEIYTDVDGVYTTDPRIVPHARKLERISYDEMLELASLGAKVLQIRSVEFAKRYNVRVHVRSSFNGHPGTWVVPEESNMEDVTVAGVAYDRDQAKITLTDVPDRPGLAAKIFSPIAAQGIVVDMIIQNVGADGKTDLTFTVPRLEVENALRIVREVAREVGAGEARSEGDIAKVSVVGLGMRSHAGVAAQIFEALAREGINIQMISTSEIKVSVVIDAKYTELAVRVLHDALVGKGEEAR
- a CDS encoding pyridoxine 5'-phosphate synthase, giving the protein MSTTGSVRRVALGVNVDHVATIRQARRVSYPDPLEAARIALEAGADGITVHLREDRRHIQDHDVERIAKEPGVKLNLEMAATPEMVAIARRVRPADVCIVPERREEITTEGGLAVAGHEATLAPLVRELADAGIRVSLFVDPDPVQIEAARAVGAQVVELHTGRYCDAPPADAPRELEALQAAAERAAALGLQVNAGHGLTVDNVAPVARLPHLVELNIGHSIVARAVLIGMAAAVREMRAAIDAALAG
- a CDS encoding CdaR family protein, yielding MRLRRERDRRRKGLPSLKSISWVDVGTWIAAFACAVGLWMLVNLGERTSERTLRVHLEPQNVPAGLVITNPIPEYAEVRVSGSGLILSSIDEKDLRTTLDLSGARPGMVTYTLDPKRFELPRKVEVTRVTPSQITFHLDRMARKSIPVRLERTGEVRPGLRLTELALIPEKVEASGPQSRIDALPAIVTAPLDLSTLRAGTRQIELPLIQPGDLIRLDTPEIRVRAVVEPIVIERELRRVKLQVRDAENIWRVTPDSVTVVVRGPEIEVRALELEPGAAYVATDDLTGEAPHRVKPQVTLPEGIELVRVEPAEVALAPIEDDRANGTRSKRTEKKT
- a CDS encoding NAD(P)H-hydrate dehydratase, producing MLVTAAQMRELDRRTIELGTPGEVLMERAGAGIAAALLRRHRAACARGVVVVSGRGNNGGDGFVVARLLKKRGHRCEVVLLGRLEELEGDARLNAERWTKMRGRTVELETLDEHGAAELERRLSRAGVVVDGIFGTGLARPVEGLAAQVVEVIERAARGEASPDARPARGERGAGRETSTRGARRTRPVVVAIDLPSGLDADSGEALGVAVRADLTVTLGALKPGLVAPAGRVWAGEVELVDIGLAPEAIEAVGPYGEIGDAAMLAPLLPPRHASSHKGTHGHLLVVAGSRGKTGAAILCGRGALRGGAGLVTVACTDEVLPIIASSTPELMTEPYGRFSADEWRARLDGKAAVAVGPGLGTSDAAVELVRWLVREAGVPLVVDADGLNALARDTSVLREAKHGVVLTPHPGEMARLVGSSTKDVQARRIEVARTLARDTGAVVVLKGSGTITAAPDGRWTLNTSGNPILGTGGTGDVLAGLLGSLLAQHLEPYDAARLAVFLHGAAGDRLAERLGDAGLLASELADELPLVRHALRA
- the glmM gene encoding phosphoglucosamine mutase — encoded protein: MSGNKTRRLFGTDGVRGVANTEPMNSETALRLGRAVAHVFRRSPRRHKILIGKDTRVSGYMLETAMASGICSMGVDVLLVGPMPTPGIAFLTRSLRADAGVVISASHNPFQDNGIKFFASDGFKLPDEVEAEIEELVFADKIDHLRPTAGEIGKAFRIDDANGRYNVFVKNSFPRQLTLDGMHIVIDAANGAGYRVAPEVLEELGARVTTLACEPDGENINRDCGATHPEGLQAKVREVGADVGIALDGDADRCVLVDEKGQVVDGDQVLGIAARELQRAGALKQDTVVATVMSNLGLEVALREMGISLRRTPVGDRYVVEEMVRGGYNLGGEQSGHVVFLDHNTTGDGLITALAILAIVVQSGRPLSELAQVMTRYPQVLINVPIKVRRDVNGDGPVKAAIADVERALGNRGRVLVRPSGTEPLIRVMVEGERESDVRRHAEAIAAAIRESAA
- the tsaE gene encoding tRNA (adenosine(37)-N6)-threonylcarbamoyltransferase complex ATPase subunit type 1 TsaE is translated as MEFSTQSERETEAFGERLARHLEPGTVIGLVGPLGAGKTALVRGIARGLGVEDGVVHSPTFLTATEYDGRMRLAHIDLYRHEETLPHPDWLAEILDGLDDAGDDRVAVVEWFERLGADRPDDVLRIDLDYGADDTQRTLSLAATGPRSQRLLAALTGASEAAA